In Clostridium sp., one DNA window encodes the following:
- the recO gene encoding DNA repair protein RecO: MGDGFLTILKTRAVIIKTQDIRENDKIVWLFTEELGKISTIVRGAKKTRNKLFSATLQFCYGDYILYRGKKFYIIDEGSIIDSFQNLLGDLDTLTYASYFCELIDIAMEDHESSRFLFVNLVTALYLMKNNAVDMETLARAFELKILEATGYGINFENCAICRKKINTSNYLSMQYLGGICDECEKTGGLPVKNASFNALKYISKIPLEKVYRINLSREIKGEIYGILKLIISQNYFRKPKSLETLNYISSIKE, from the coding sequence TTGGGAGATGGTTTTCTGACTATATTAAAAACACGTGCAGTTATAATCAAGACTCAGGATATAAGGGAAAATGACAAAATTGTCTGGTTATTTACTGAGGAATTGGGGAAAATATCTACAATAGTTAGAGGAGCAAAGAAAACTAGAAATAAACTTTTTTCTGCAACACTTCAGTTCTGTTATGGTGATTATATACTTTACAGGGGAAAAAAGTTTTATATTATAGATGAAGGCAGTATAATAGACTCCTTCCAGAATCTCCTTGGAGATTTGGATACTTTAACTTATGCATCTTACTTTTGCGAATTAATTGACATAGCAATGGAGGATCATGAAAGCAGCAGATTTTTGTTTGTAAATTTAGTCACTGCACTTTATCTTATGAAAAATAATGCTGTTGATATGGAAACCCTTGCAAGAGCTTTTGAACTAAAGATTCTGGAAGCTACAGGTTATGGAATAAATTTTGAAAATTGTGCAATATGCAGAAAGAAGATAAATACTTCCAATTATTTGAGCATGCAGTATCTGGGAGGTATATGTGATGAATGCGAGAAAACAGGCGGCCTGCCAGTAAAGAACGCTTCTTTTAATGCTCTCAAATATATTTCAAAAATACCACTTGAAAAAGTATATAGGATAAATTTGTCAAGGGAAATAAAAGGTGAGATATATGGAATTCTTAAACTTATTATATCTCAGAATTACTTTAGAAAACCCAAAAGTCTTGAAACTTTAAATTACATCTCTAGTATAAAAGAATAA
- a CDS encoding DUF4342 domain-containing protein, whose amino-acid sequence MSEITLEKIDIIRERTGVSYADAKEALEACDGNVVDALIYIENNKKTAKDSIYTTRDEFMEWLKDTVKKGNVNRIKIKRDDKVVVDIPVNAGIVATLTALVWPPLIAIGILTAVFTKVTIEITKDDGTVEVVNKIIKNGVKTTVNDVKDKVFDTAASVKDKFAKKHSDETTYRYTVKFDDIDTDDNDSKDKKDDNEDKNEN is encoded by the coding sequence ATGAGTGAAATAACATTGGAGAAAATCGATATTATAAGGGAAAGAACTGGTGTAAGCTATGCCGATGCAAAGGAAGCACTTGAAGCATGTGATGGAAATGTGGTGGATGCTCTTATATACATTGAAAACAATAAGAAAACTGCAAAGGACAGTATTTATACTACCAGGGATGAATTCATGGAATGGCTTAAAGATACAGTAAAAAAAGGCAATGTAAACAGAATAAAAATAAAGCGGGATGATAAAGTTGTTGTAGATATTCCTGTAAACGCAGGTATTGTAGCTACTCTTACGGCACTTGTATGGCCGCCGCTGATTGCCATTGGAATACTTACAGCCGTATTTACAAAGGTGACTATAGAAATAACTAAAGATGACGGAACCGTGGAAGTAGTCAACAAGATAATCAAAAATGGAGTCAAAACTACTGTAAATGATGTTAAAGACAAAGTTTTCGATACAGCTGCATCAGTAAAAGACAAATTTGCAAAAAAGCACAGTGATGAAACTACCTATAGGTATACTGTAAAGTTTGATGATATAGATACAGATGATAATGATAGTAAGGATAAAAAAGATGATAATGAAGATAAAAATGAAAATTAG